caatcccaggttggaagggcccACAAAGGTCATCTGATCCAACCTTTCCTGGCAAAGGCCCAGTCTAGACAAACTGGCCCTGCACAccgtccagctgaatcttaaacgTGTCCAATGTCGGGGAATCCACCACTCCCCTGGTGATATTAGACCAATGGCTGGTTGTTCTCAtcatgaaaaatttccctcgTGTCCAATCTGTATCTCctcaggagtaacttgtacccatttcCCCtaatcttttccatgtgaccAGTTGTAAacagggaatcacagaatcatagaatcatttcagttggaagagaccctcaggatcatcaagtctaaccataacctaacctaactccagcactaaaccatgtccctaagaaccttgtctaaacgccttttaaacccctccagggatggtgactccagcactgccctgggcagcctgttccaatgccccacagccctttggggaagaaattgttccccacatccaacctcaacctcccctggtgcaacttgaggccgtttcctctgctcccggcgcttgttcctggggagcagagcccgaccccccctggctccaagctcctttcaggcagttcagagatcagaaggtctcccctcagctcctgttctccagctgaacccccaggtccctcagccgctcccatcacacttgtgctccagcccctcaccagcttcatcgcctcttctgcactctctctagtccTTCTTACGTTGAGTggcacaaaactgaacacatcCCTGCTCTGGTACTGAAAACATTCAGATGATGCCAACCATGTTCCATTTTAACCAGTCACTGACCAGAGCTCATCCTCCAGCCCAAACACTACGTCTGCTAGGTGCACTTTGGCAGAAAGTGTGTGGGGAAACAGTTcagggagtctccatcttctttgtagccacatTAAATTCCAAGATAATTTCTTGATTTTAAATTCCTTAAAAAGAGGAGAGCCTTTTATCCCCATAAGCAATCTAAACCAAGCATTGGTCTAAGTGAGAGTGTGGCATTTAGTGAGGCTTGGGGCAACTCCCATGagcttccctcctcctgcagaGGAACTGTGAGGGCTCCACAAATGGGCATCCTGGTGGCAGGGGCAGTGTGCTGCGACAGGCACAGCCAAGAGGGGACGGCACTACAGGAAATCCTCATATGAAGTAAGGTCCTGTAAAGGCTTCTTTGTTACAGGTTTctaaataaactttaaaaaggtTTCTGCAGGCAGCATTCCTGTTAGCCAGAAATCAGCCCTGCAGCATGATGAGGAAAAGTTCTGCAGGTATTGAGCATGACTCCGATTCAGCATGCCTGCTGATTAACGAGTAATTCTTCTGAGTGAAATAGGGTCCTGGTACTTATATTAACCAAATCTTACCTGCATGCAGCAAGTGTACATTCCCAGCTCTCACCTGTCTGAATATATAGCTTGCTAATGGCTCATCCAGGTTGGGCTGATTATCAATGAATGTAAAGAGATCCAGACCAGATCCATGCTTCTCCATCACCAGCTGGAAGAAGTgttcattttcaaatacattcaGCACCTATAAAtaacagacttttaaaatcatGTTCTTCAACCTCAAactgcctttaaaaaacaaaacaaacacaaacacagctcTCCCCTTGGAAGTTTAATCAACGCATATTATAATACTTGAAGGCTCGTTTCAGTGAGCACAGACGTTTcttgaaaacacaacaaaactgaAACTGAGAGCAGAATTAAAACGAAGAGCAATTCTCCTtctgggggggaaaaaaccccaaccaaccaaaaatgaCACAAACAGCCCCAAAACAAAGAATGGGAATCAAAGTATGTATCCAGATTATTTACTGAACTAGCACATGTTCAGATGTGACATCACATTTCCAAGATATGCACCCTATCATCTTGAAATGATGTACAGACTTTTTTTGTGTGAGAGTCACACCTTCAGATCTATGTTTACACCAATTGTTTGGGGTAAAAGTGTCAAAGCAGGTGATAGTCTGGTGTATCCAAAACAAGACGGGCTAGATAGGTTGTGTTCTTTCCTGAAGAGGTAAATTTAATACACTTCCTCACTCCTGAAGAGGAAGATGAGATGTGTTCAAAGGGACCATCTGATATAGTTCAAACTGCCCTCACCAAGTTCACTGTACCTTAATAATACTGGGATGCTGCAGCTTCAACAGGATTGCGATTTCTTGAGTAACTCTCCCCAGATCAGGATCATCTACCCAGCAGTCCTCAAGCACCCTCTCCTTCCAGATGAACTTTACGACAACCTACACAGACAACAGTATTCAGCATCACTTGTGAAAGTATGACTTTCAGTGTTTGGTAAGTTAACTTCCAGGAAAAATGTTAGCGAATCACATTACTAGAAGGACAGAAGTAAGCCAATGCACATTGCTTATTGTATTTTTAGATATATCTAAACTAATTTAGTCCTAGAAGCCAAATGATGCACAGAcatgtatttcctttttattgatGCTCCGAATTCCAAAGGGTTTGACAGGCCTGCTCTCTTATCAACCCAGTTACAGCAGCGGTGATGTCTGGCACAGGGGTCAACAGAGGGAAAACGAGCGCTTAACATCCATGCAGAGAAACACCAGAACTTGCCTCTCAACACCCAAAATACTTCCACTGATAAACAGGAGGGTCCCATAATCTCAACGTGTCTACTCCACATTCTTGAGTCGTGGCATGATAAAAACTTTGAAGTTTGTCATTCTCTTTAGTAACAGAAGATTAAAACCTGTAATTCTGTTAAGTTTAGTATGTACTTCTTTCAACAGGTTAAATCAGCTACATGGTCAGTCTCATTCTGTACCTGTGGCCTTAAGTAACAGTTCATACACTGCATCAATGCAAGCATTTCGCTGTCCTGTTTTCATGAGGTTAGTGATTTCGAATTTCTGTTTAACAGGAAAACCCCACACTATCAAATAACAGCTTTTAACAGTGCAGTGCTGACAGTATATGAACACTCTAACCTTTCAGTTTTCATCCTAAATAATCACTGCAATGAGatctaaaagaaatatttaaccTCCTGGTGATCCTTCTTGCCCCTGGCAGTCCAGACGAAGCCAAAAGATCCTTTGCCAATAAGACTGAGAGTGCTGTAATTTTTTGCGTATTCTCCCTCACATGCCCTTAATCCTTCAAGCTCTTCAGCTCTTCGGGAATTCTCAAAAAGTGAAGCTGATCTGATGGCCTAGGtacagataaagaaaaatagcaagaaaaaaattattaagacACAGAATCACCtttataaaatgaagtaaatacTGAAAAGAACAGACACATCTGCAAGAATAGCTAAAAAGAGTGATCTTTGGTTTTGATAGCTGAACTGTCTGATGGTGTAACCATCACCCTATGAGACAGCCACTTCTCAGCAGCTACAAATACTGCTTAATTCAgagaaaggtaaagaaaacagcagcataTGCACCTTAGATACTCACACAAAATTCTCTGTGCAAGTAGGAAAATGAAGTCATTGTGGTCTATGACCgaattataattttatttgatgAATAAAAAGTACGTTACTTTCAATGTTGTAGTTTTTCCAGGTAAGTGTATTCTAGATGGATAGACCTAAAAGGATGCTGCTTTAAGCCCTGTCTATAAATTTGGCCATTTCTATTTGCCTCAGAAACTTTAAAAGGGTTAGTATAGAAAAGATATTAAATTGCCAGTGTTTACCACACTTTCTGGTAAGATAGCATTTTAGTTCTGTAGATTGGTTTTTAGCAgacacaaagaggaaagaagtttgGGGCATACCCTCCTGAATTTCAATACCCCGGTGTTGTGGtttatgccaaggatgcacagagcacCTGGGCCAGTCACAACGGGCTGCTTTTGCCAGTCTTTCCCAGTTAAGCTCAATTCTAATGCAGTCAACCTTTCTTTCGACATAACaataaggaaacaaagaaacagcattATCCGCTCACCATCTTGTGACaatgttttagttttaaaactTTCTGACCTTAGCTTCAGTTTTAACActcaaacaaggaaaaaaaatgctcaatATTATATAATGGTagaatttcttacttctccaaGACTTTGTGTAGAAAGATCTGCAATAGACTGGGCAGAGCTTGCTAGACTGGAGACCAAAAGCTGAGTCCTTACTACAGCTTCCCTCTGGCTCTGTAGAAGGTCTTTCaccacacagacacagaaaagtATGGCAGGGTCCTGCAGCTCTACACGTTTCACTTCAAAGAGTACACCTGTAGAAACAGGTCAGGAACTTAAAATGGTAGAATGAAACTTTAGTGTTGAATGAGACCGCAGACATTTTAGGACAAAATTCTGAGCTCTTAACAAAGTGAATTCCTCCATTATTCTTTTGGGGAACACCTACTCAGCGAGGAACCATCAGAGGGGCTGACAAAGGCAGAGCTATTCTAGAGATACTTGGTGGCTACATCTATAGTTGTCACTCCCAGCAGAAACTTTTGTCTGTGTCCAGTTTTAATTATTGATTTCATGTTGTTATTCTAAATTGCATAAAAATGGGGATTTTATAAAATAAGCCACAGAATCCAGGCAAAGGAACGAAACACATTCCACTACGCAATTTAAATACAAGTTTACAATGGagtttatattttctgttcagAAGAAGTTATCACATTCAAATCTTTTAATTGTGGTTTAAGAATATTTCTGACTATTCAGTCTAGATTAATTTCTTAGTAACTGTGTATTTTATACTACCTGCTTTCCAGTACCCTCTGCGTAGACTTAAATACCATTTTTTCTTCTAGACAGTAgagcttcttccttcctctccactGCAAACTTCTAACCAGAATTTTCTGCCTTCTGCAAAAATGTGCGTGAAAAAGAGCATCCTGATAAGAGttttgggaaaaggaaaaataggttTAACTTACTTAATTGTGAGCCATCTCTGTGACAGCAATTCCCAGCATAGCTGCCTTCCAGAATCTCCAGGGTAACAGAAGCTGCTGGACTGGGCCTTCCTTCTTGTTTCACTGGGGTTGATGTTACTTGTAGCTCCATATTTTGCTGCCCATGCAAGTGACAGTCTTCTTCAGGACTACCTCTGCTTTCAAGTGGGTTTCTGTTAATGTTGTCCCCCACAGCCTCTGCAAGAGTTTCCATCCTCTCAAGAAACGCTTTGGAGGATTCTTGAGACTTTTCTAAATGCCTTGGCGAGCCCAGCCACACAGAACCATCTTCTACAGCAACACCAttcaacagctgcttttcttgcCCAGTTGAAAAAGCACTGGTTTTCTGAGTCAGCATGTTGCCTGCAGTGGAGTCCACTGCATTAGAGGAGGATGCTCCTACAAGAGCTGCAGTACTACCTGAACAATTATCTGAGTTTTCCTTGACACCGATATTCAGACCCAGCACATCAAGACCAGAGCAAATACAGTTCAGCCCAGTGTCTGATTTATTACCATCTACAGAAGCTGTGGCAATTCCTGGTGCAGAAGCACTGCAACCCATTTTATATCCTGAGCAAACATCATGGATattatttcttccctttgcaAAGAAGGATGAAGTATCATTTAGCAGGCAGTTTTCAATAACAAAATGCTCAAGGCTGGAATGTTTTGTATCACATAACAAGTTTGTTTTTGACAACTGCCCTGTAACTATGTGGCTTTGAAAGTCTTGCCTGCAGTCCAGTGTTGTCCCAGACCATGGCTCATCTACTGTTGGTGTTCCAGGTGAGTTACACGTAACATCAGAAGGCAGCTTAATTGGGCCACAGGATGCAGTATCTAGATTGTCTTCTAGCCTAGAGCAAACAGGCAACCAGGCAACATTTACTGAAGAAGCTTGTCCCCAGGCGTCAGTGGTGTGCTGATGCTTCAGCATTTCATACGGTAAGCTACAGACCTGCTGACAATTTATTTCCTTGAGCTCTCGATGATGAACTTGTAATTGGTTAGGCAAGCTACTAGTCTCACTGGCACTTTGTGTCTCAGAGGCAGCAGATACTGCGTTATCACTGCTTCTTGCTGGAATCTTCATGTTCTGACCTAAATCCAACTGCTCTGAATCAGATGACATGGGAGACGGCCTTGCAGAGAGCATCTTCTGAGAATTATTTGATGCTGCAGTTTCCACTGTTCCGCACTGTTCCACTGATCTCATTCTATCAAGCCAGGTTTCAGGGTAAGGCGCTCTGCAGTGGGCTGACAGCCCAGCGGTAGCAACGCTGTCTTCACTGCAAGGATTCCAAGTTATTAGTGATATCATGATGacaaaagaatgagaaaatcaTCACACTGTATaccactgtcctggttttgttaaaaacaagtatctctttcagtgaatttgcctgtcagctaaagccttcatattaactgcattttcctggagaaccagacacgtgttttggtaaacctagcaatggaatgcaaacttattgataagcacggatggacatctcgcgagagtgGctacgagaagaaagagaccaagaaactgaccagctgtgtataacattccattcagtgagtacttcatataaaagtgggagatcacgaggatctcgttgcttttcccttttgcccttttcccttctgcttatggccgacattagaagaggaccttgctagtcgtccctgcgaactgaggcctagtgagagactgaatccagctccggttggctgcagagtctaatccaggacttcaggtgccggctctgcagttgctgagactttcaagattggttttgtatattttgtattattttctctattcttattagtagcattagtaaaacatctttaattttttccaactctcttcactctgtgcttcttttcctcccaatcgcctctccttagtgaaaaggggggagagggagggggaagtgtgggagggggagagggggttaacaatacatctgccagggttttattgtcaccccgcaatcttaaccctcgacaaccACCCACTCTTCTCTTACTATGGCCACTGCTTGAAACCTGCACCAATTGCTTTATATTAAgtttagaagaaaaaggcagaaagctgTTGGCACAGGCATCCAAAATTCTAACAAATTCCATCTTGACCAAAGAGGCGCAGGTGCACTCGAACAGCGCTCTTGCT
The sequence above is a segment of the Columba livia isolate bColLiv1 breed racing homer chromosome 9, bColLiv1.pat.W.v2, whole genome shotgun sequence genome. Coding sequences within it:
- the PASK gene encoding PAS domain-containing serine/threonine-protein kinase isoform X4 → MAAEACNPSEGSLVPAPLNDSDKLNRSYPWASKGRKSQLSELCRLRASLSGEKWSSYCLSSLAARNICTSRSGNSCAWWDSASLSTSIGSSASSSFLHALAVDESSQHLPTAARNPNKAIFTVDVNTTEILVANDKACKLLGCSSQELIGQKLSHFISKSSQEVWEAVGEEYLETDECSTVTSGTVVDVIGRLKEKIPVSVWLRRIRSKDNQCCVIVLEPVERLSASVSFRADGEIISCDLLFARLHGYPTLEEVVGLHVKDLIPSVQIPLLGKKIPKNLRIQQAVGRSREGNMFPLSLKLQVSLLEEEQAAMQKDGVSQTEEGSSFTGCHYSATVLVFSTISGLITVRSDGTICGIKDSFALMLFGYEKKELLGKNITFLIPGFYNNMERSSDCSLPLPPLDDSTGTESECIFEGVPAFCTTGSGCWKKGSSLTASLASLLSRDEEQQLEQRHKDDKLIHDEIKQKNETSFFSPPLPPEAASTPSNSEDSVATAGLSAHCRAPYPETWLDRMRSVEQCGTVETAASNNSQKMLSARPSPMSSDSEQLDLGQNMKIPARSSDNAVSAASETQSASETSSLPNQLQVHHRELKEINCQQVCSLPYEMLKHQHTTDAWGQASSVNVAWLPVCSRLEDNLDTASCGPIKLPSDVTCNSPGTPTVDEPWSGTTLDCRQDFQSHIVTGQLSKTNLLCDTKHSSLEHFVIENCLLNDTSSFFAKGRNNIHDVCSGYKMGCSASAPGIATASVDGNKSDTGLNCICSGLDVLGLNIGVKENSDNCSGSTAALVGASSSNAVDSTAGNMLTQKTSAFSTGQEKQLLNGVAVEDGSVWLGSPRHLEKSQESSKAFLERMETLAEAVGDNINRNPLESRGSPEEDCHLHGQQNMELQVTSTPVKQEGRPSPAASVTLEILEGSYAGNCCHRDGSQLSVLFEVKRVELQDPAILFCVCVVKDLLQSQREAVVRTQLLVSSLASSAQSIADLSTQSLGEAIRSASLFENSRRAEELEGLRACEGEYAKNYSTLSLIGKGSFGFVWTARGKKDHQEVVVKFIWKERVLEDCWVDDPDLGRVTQEIAILLKLQHPSIIKVLNVFENEHFFQLVMEKHGSGLDLFTFIDNQPNLDEPLASYIFRQGESCRKKNGI